Sequence from the Passer domesticus isolate bPasDom1 unplaced genomic scaffold, bPasDom1.hap1 HAP1_SCAFFOLD_234, whole genome shotgun sequence genome:
GCCATATTGAATGGGAATTCTTTGGGGATTTTCcctggaatttttgggatttttggggatttgggatttttgggatttccaggtccctgctgggctccgACCCCTTTTcctgggagggattttggggcaatttttgCCCTTTTTGCCATTTCTGGCCGGATTTCCGCCATATTcaatgggaattttttgggatttttacaggaatttttgggattttttgggatttaggtttgggattttttgggatttgggatttttgggatttccctgaTCCCTCCTGGGCTCGGAATCCTTTtcctggagggattttgggtcaatttttgactttttccccatttctggcCGGATTTCCGCCATagttaatgggattttttttggggttttcactggaaattttgggattttttgggatttgggtttgggattttttgggatttgggatttttgggatttccctgaTCCCTCCTGGGCTCGGAATCCTTTTTCTcggagggattttggggcaatttctGCCCTTTTTGacgtttttccccatttctggcCGGATTTCCGCCATATtgaatgggatttttttggggttttcaccggaattttgggattttttaggatttgggattttttgggatgttgcaggtccctgctgggctcGGACCCCTTTTTCCGCGGTGCCGGGGGTGGTGCCCGAGCTGAGCTCGCGCCGCGTGCTCTGCACCGAGTGGGGGCGGGGCGAGCCCCTGGAGCGCTGCCGGAGCCTCCCCCAGGAGCGGCGCGACCAGGTGGGACCCCgaaatttgggggggtttttggggggtttggggggtttggggggttttgggatttttttaatttttggggggatttttggggatttttgggggaattttgggcgcttttgaggggttttgggagagattttgggggattttttgaatttttgcggggatttttggggggattttggagggattttgggggatttgaggaggaattggggttttgggggattttgggatttttgggaggatttttttttggggattttgggagtttgggggggttttgagggggatttgggggaatttggggggatttttggagtttggggggatttcggggggattttggggggattttgggggatttaaggggatttttggggggaattttgggattttcttaatttttggggggatttttggggggggtttggggggatttgagggggatttgggggggatttgggattttgggaggatttttttgggattttgggattttgggggggttttggggggatttttgggggatttagggggaattttgggggttttgggggggttttgggattttcttaatttttggggggatttttgaggggggtttggggggatttggggggatttttggagttttggggatttagggggattttgggggggttttggggggaatttgggatttttttaatttttggggggatttttggggggggtttggggggattttgggggttttggggggtttgggagagatttggggggatttttttaatttttgcgaGGATTTTtgcggggattttggggtttttggggcggtttggggggattttttggggggattttgggagtttttgggattttttgggggacttttgggggatttttggggtgattgaGGGGGATTTAGGGGGTCTTGGGATttaggggaggtttgggggggacttttgaggttttggggggtttgggggttttgagggggatttgggggggattttgggattttttgggagttatttttggggggatttaggtggggtttgggggggttttgaggggattttgggggattttggggggattttggggagactttggagattttggggggatttagggggggtttggggggtttggggggattttgggggggtttgggggggttttgtggggaatttgggattttttttaatttttggggagatttttcAGGGGGgatgggggggtttggggggattttgggagtttttgggggattttggggggttttggggggtttgggagagattttgggggatttttttaatttttggggggattttggggggattttggggggattttggggggatttgggattttgggggggtttgggaggattttttttgggattttgggggttttgggggggttttggggggatttttggggattttggggggttttggggggtttgggagaTATTTtcgggggtttttttaatttttgcggtgatttttggggggatttgagggggatttgggattttgggggattttgggatttttgggaggatttattttgggattttggggggggttgggggatttttggggatttttgggggattttgggggatttttttaatttttggggggatttttgggggatttttttaatttttggggggattttggggggattttgcgGGGAATTTTGGGcgattttgggagttttgggggatttttttatttttttggggggattttggagattttggggggatttaggggggttggggggtttggggggaatttgggattttttgggagtttttttgggggatttagtggggtttgggggggttttgaggggattttagggggatttttggggggatttgagggggattttggggggattttgggattttgggggggttttgtggggatttttggggattttgggggggattttgaggggttttgtggggtttgggagagattttgggggattttttttaatttttggggggacttttgggggaattttgggggcatttgaggggggtttggggggtttttgggattttttgggagttttcAGGGgcatttggggggattttgggggggttttgaggggatttaagggggatttggggggatttttggggggattttggggggtcttgggggattttgggagttttgggggggtttggggggatttgagggggttttggggagatttttggggattttttgagtttttggggggattttgggggattttttttaatttttggggggatttttgaggggggtttggggggatttggggggattttgggggattttagggtggattttggggggtttgggagagattttggggcattttttaatttttgcggGGATTTCGGGactttttgggggatttggggggatttgagggggttttggggcgaTTTTCGgggatttttttagtttttggggggatttgagggggattttgggagttttgggggggtgggggatttagggggggtttggggatttttttgggagtttttttgggaGATTtcagggggaattttggggtgatttgggggttttggggggattttgggggtttgggggggtcttgGGGCGATtcggggatttttggggggatttttgggattttaggGGAGATTTAGGGggcttttgggggatttttttgaatttttgggggatttggggggattttttggggggatttgggagtttttgggaattttgggggactTTGGGGTGatttagggggattttgggggggttttggaattttttgggagtttttgggggatttagggggagtttggaggggttttgaggggggggttgggggattttgggatttttgggggatttttgaggggggtttgggggatttaaggggaattttgggggaattttgggaatttgggggggattttgggagttttgggggggtttggggaggttgaggggatttttgggggatttgggggggtttggggatttttttgtgagTTTTTTTTGGAGATTtcagggggaattttggggtgatttgggggttttggggggattttgagggggttttgggggatttaggggggatttttggggaattttggggagttttggggggatttagggggggttttggggggattttacggggattttggggttttttaacggaattttggggtttttaaaacggaattttgggggtttttaagtggaatttttggggtttttaagcgtaattttggggtttttaagcggaattttgggttttttaagcggattttttgggggttttttaggaatttaattttttggggtttttgggtttttcccgGCCCGGTTTAACCCCTTCGTGCCCAGATCTGCACGGAGCTGCTGcggctgtgcctgcaggagctCTTCCAGTTCCGCCTGGTGCAGAGCGACCCCAACTGGGCCAACTTCCTCTACGAGCCCCGCGGGCACGCGGTGAgcggggggaaaaaatgggaattttggggccaAAAACGGGGAGTTTGGGCAAAatcgggggtggggggggaaatgggagtttggggggaaaaacggggagtTTGGGCAAAATcgggggggttggggggaaaACGGGGAGGTTGGGCAAAATCATGGGGGgttggggggaaatgggagtttggggggaaaaacggggagtttggggaaaaataatgggggtttgggaaaagaaatggggatttggggggaaaaacggggagtTTGGGCAAAAtctggggtgggggggaaacGGGGAGTTTGGGCAAGAgaagggggtttgggggggaaaacggggagtttcgggggaaaaaatgggggtttggaaagaaatggggattttggggggggggaaatggggattttgggcaaaatctgggggtttgggggggaaaatgggagttTGGGGGCGAAAAACGGGGATTTTGGGCAAAATcatggggtgggggggaaaaacggggagtttggggggaaaaaatgggggtttgggaaaagaaatgtggattttggggggaaaaacggggagtTTGGGCAAAATCTGGGTGGGGGGGAAACGGGGAGTTTGGGCAAAATCGGgcggtttggggggaaaaacggggatttggggggaaaaatggggattttgggggaaaataatgggggtttgggggaaaaatggggagttTGGGGGCAAAACGGGAGTTTGGGCAAAATCTGGGggttggggggaaaatgggagtttggggggaaaaatggggattttggggaaaaataatgGGGGTTTGGGTGGAAAAACGGGGAGTTTGGGCAAAATCATGGGGTTGGGGGGGGAAAACGGGGATTTTGGGCAAaatctgggggttttggggggaaaaacggggagtttggggggaaaaacggggattttgggggaattaaaggggattttggggggaaaaacggggatttgggaaaaaataatggagattttggggggaaaaatggggatttgggggaaaaataatgggagtttgggaaaagaaatggggatttagggggaaaaaatggggagtttggggggaaaaatggggattttgggggaattaaaggggattttgaggggaaaaacagggattttgggaaaaataatggagattttggggggaaaaatgaggattttggggggaaaaaatgggggtttgggaaaagaaatggggatttgggggaaaaatggggattttgggcaaaagaatgggggtttggggaaagaaatggggaaatggggggaaaacggggattttgggcaaaaatgggaaatttggggggaaaaatggggatttggggcaaaaAGAATGGGGGTTTGGGAAaagaaatgggattttggggggaaaaatggggattttgggaaaaataatgggggtttgggggaaaaatggggagtttgggaaaaaaaaataatggggattttggggggaaaaatgggaatttgggggaaaagatgggcatttggggaaaaaatgggaatttgggataaaaaatgggaatttggggaaaaaagtgggaatttgggggaaaaagtgggaaatgttggggaaaaatgggaattttggggagaaaaaatggggatttgggggaaaaaatggggattttggggggtttaggGGGGGTTAGGGGGTTTTAGGGGAGttaaatggaattttggggatttttaggggattttggggacattttgggggaattaaaggggatttttttgggatttttgggttttttaggggaaTTAAAGGGGAATTTTGAAGATTTTGGGAGACTTAAAggtgattttttggggatttttcggggattttggggaattaaaagagattttgggggattttaggaGAACtaaaggggattttttgggaaattttggggtattttgggggaactcaagggaattttgggttttttttgctgattTGGGGTTTCTGTGCCCCCAGATGACGCTGTTGGATTTCGGGGCGTGCCAGAGCTTCGAGAGGGAATTCACCGATCTGTACATCGAGgtggggaatgggggaaaaccgggggaaatgggaaaaatgggggaaatgggggaaaaggggaaaaattggggggaatggggaaaaatgggggggaaaattggaaaaaatggggtaaaatgggaaaaaattggggaaaatggggaaaaatggggaaaaattggaaaaaatgggggaaatggggaaaaaatggggaaaatggggaaaaaatggggggaaaaaagggaaaaattgggggaaatgggggaaaaaatgtggggaaaattggaaaaaaatgggtaaaatgggaaaaaattggggggaaatggggaaaaattggaaaaaatgggggaaatggggaaaaaatggggggaagatgggaaaaaaatgggggggaaaggggaaaaaatgggggaaaatggggaaaaatggggtaaaatgggaaaaaaattggggaaaaatgggggaaatggggaaaaaatgggggaaaagggggaaaatgggaggaaaatggggaaaaattgggggaaatggggaaaaaatggggaaaatggggaaaaattggaaaaaatggggaaaatggggaaaaatggggtaaaatgggaaaaaattggggaaaatgggggaaatggggaaaaatggggaaaaatgggggaaatggggaaaaattggggaaaatggggaaaaatggggaaaaattggggaaatggggaaaaatggggggaaatggggaaaaatggggtaaaatgggaaaaaattggggaaaatgggggaaaaattggaaaaatgggggaaattgggggaaaatggggggaaaatggggaaaaatggggtaaaatgggaaaaaattggggaaaatggggaaaaatggggaaaaattggggaaaaatgggggaaaaagggaaaaattgggggaaaatggggaaaaattgaaaaaatggggggaaaatggggaaaaattgggggaaatagggaaaaaatggggaaaatatggggaaaaaagggaggaaaatggggaaaaatggggaaaattgggggaaatggggaaaaatggggaaaaattggagaaaaatggggggaaaactgggaaaaattgggggagaaatgggaaaaatgggggaaaaaggggggggaagtggggaaaaagggaaaaatgggaaaatgggaaaaaattggaaaatgaggggaaaaaaggggaaaaacttgggaaaattggggaaaaatggggggaaatggggaaacaaatgggaaaaatgagggaaaatgggaagaaatgggaagaaacaaagggaaaaatgggaaaaaattggagaaaaatgggaaaaaaatcaggaaaatatggggaaaaaggggggaaatggtaaaaaaactgggaaaaatgggggaaaattggagaaaaaaatggggaaaatgggaaaaaatggggaaaaagggaaaacttgggagaaaatggggggaaaaaaggaaaaaatgggaaaaatggagaaaaaatggtgaaaatgggggaaaattggagaaaaaatggggaatttggggaaattttggggatttttgtgaatttttggggaattttgggaggagttttggggattttatgggattttttggggggattttgaagggagtttttggggaatttttggggggatttttgtggattttggagCAATTTCTTGTGATTTTGGGAGTtctttgtggattttggggggatttttgtggaatttggggaattctgggggatttttcttgaattttctggattttttcctccggcatttttttttccctagaattTACTGGAATTTTttgtgagtttttttttttaattttatggaTTTTTCATCGAATTTTGgtgacttttaaaattttgtggattttttctgtcatttttttggtttttaacagCACTTAAGGCAATTTCTGTGTGGATTTTAAGGgaatttttttgattttttgcaAGATTTGGGGAATTCTTTGGGATTCTTCCGGAATTTTGcagatttttgtgggatttttttgatttttaagaGCATTTGGGGCGATTTCCGTGCggattttgagggaattttgatggaaaaaaatgaaaaaaaaatcagaaaatagtTTTGAAGCAGAATTTTGGGTGAaatgttggggttttggggCCGCAGGTGATTCGGGCGGCGGCCGAGCGCGACGAGGAGAAAATCCTGAGCAAGTCCCGggagctgaaattcctcaccggcTTCGAGTCCCCGGtgagaggggggaaaaacaacatttggggcaaaaaaaatcaattttggggaaaaaattaccaattttggggcaaaaaaaaaccaattttgggtaaaaaaaaacaattttggggaaaaaaaatcccaattttggggaaataaaatgcaattttggGGCTAAAAAACCCAATGTTCagggcaaaaaaaccccaattttggggctaaaaaagccaaattttggggcaaaaaaaccccaattttggggcaaaaaaaccccattttggggggagaaaaaaaaccccattttggggggagaaaaaaaccccaattttggggagaaaaacccCCAATTTTGCGGCTAAAAAACCTCCAACTTTGGGGTGAAAAATCTCCAATTTTGGGCCAAAAAAATCTCCAATTTTGGGGCAAAACCTCCAATTTTGgggaaataaaatgcaattttgggactaaaaaacccaatttcagggcaaaaaaaacccaaatttggGGCTAAAAATGCCAGGTTTGGGGtaaaaaccccaattttggggcaaaaataccaattttggaaaacaaaatcccaattttggggCTAAGAACCctaatttttgggggaaaaatctCAAATTTTGGGGCAAAAGCCCCCCCcagttttggaggaaaaaatctccaattttggggcaaaaactccaattttggggaaataaaatgcaattttggGGCTAAAAACCCAATTTCagggcaaaaaaatcccaattttggggCTAAAAAACCTCCAACTTTGGGGTGAAAAATCTCCAATTTTGGGCCAAAAAAATCTCCAATTTTGGGCCAAAAAAATCTCCAATTTTGGGCCAAAAAAATCTCCAATTTTgggaaataaaatgcaattttggggctaaaaaacccaatttcagggcaaaaaaaaccccaattttgggggtAAAAAAGCCCAATTTtgtggcaaaaaaaccccattttggGGCAAAAAACCTCCAACTTTGGGGTGGAAAATCTCCGATTTTGGGCCAAAAAAATCTCCAATTTTgaggaaataaaatgcaattttggggctaaaaaaccccaattttggtGCTAAAAAAGCCCAATTTTGGGGCAAAACcaatttggagaaaaaaatcccaattttggggaaaaaaatgccaattttggggcaaaaaaattcccaattttggggaaaaaaatcccaattttggggaaaaaaatgccaattttggggcaaaaaaaatcccaattttggggaaaaaatgcgGTTTTGGGGCTAAAAAAGCccaatttggggggaaaaatctccaattttggggcaaaaaaatctccaattatgggacaaaaaaaaaagcccaatttTGGGGCTAAGAACCCCAATTTTGGGACAAAAACCCgcaatttttgggggaaaaatctccagttttggggagaaaaaaccccaattttggggcAAAACCCCTCCAATTTTAGGGCAAAAAATCTCCAGTTTTGAggctttttccttcccctgtttTGGGGCAAAACCGTCCAATTTTgggccaaaaaaccccaaattctgtggctaaaaaaccccattttggagccaaaaaccccaattttggggccaaaaaaacccaattttttgtaaaaaaaaacccccaaattttggtCCTTTCCCCTTCACCTATTTTGGGGCAAAACGCTCCAATTTTGGGCCAAACCCCCCCAGTTTTTGGGGCAAAAATCCCCCATTTTGGGACCAAAAACCCCATTTTTGAGGCCCCTTTCTCCCCAATTTTGGAGCTTTTTCCTTTTGGGGTTCCTCACCCCAATTTTGGGCTCCCCCCGAcccaattttgggatttttcttgtcttaattttgggtttttttcgcccaattttggggttcctCACCCCGATTTTAGGGTTCCCCTATTTTTGGGTTTCCTTTTCAcccaaattttgggttttttccctccaatTTTGGGGCTCTTTCCCCCAGTTTTGGGTTTCCCCTCCAATTTTGGGTGGtttccccccaattttggggtcccatcaCCCCAATTTTGGCgttttttccctctcatttttggggtttcttgtcctaattttgggttttttccccccaattttggggtcccGTTACCccaatttgggttttttccattaCCCCAATTTTGGGTATTTTCCCtcccaattttggggtttttttgttctaattttggggttttttccccccaattttggggtcccatcaacccaattttgggttttttcccctcccattttggggtttttcccccacatttccccttttccccccaattttgacttttttcccctccaattTTGGGTGTTTTCCCTCCAATTTCAGGGTTTCTccccccaattttggggtttttcccacAATTTTAAGGTTTTTCCCCTccaattttgtgatttttcccTCCAACTCCCCCCTGACCCGAattccccgtttttccccccaaaccccagtcCATGGAGTCCCTCCACGTGCGggccctgcaccccaaattcTGGGGTTCCcccccccaattttggggttttcttgtcctaattttgggtttctttcctacaattttggggtcccattaccccagttttgggtttttttccattacccaaattttgggggttttccctcccagttttggggtttttttgttctaattttgggtttttttccccccaattttggggtttttttgttctgagtttttttcccccaattttggggtcccgtcaccccaattttggggtttttcccccccaattttGCCCTTTTCCCCctaattttgggggtttttcccccccccaattttggggtttttcccccccagttttggggtttttccccccaacTTTGTGATTCTCCCCCCTGACCCGAattccccgtttttccccccaaacccagtCCATGGAGTCTCTCCACGTGcgggccgtgctgctgctgggggagccCTTCTGGGGTCCCCAACCCTTCGATTTCGGGGCGCAGGGCACGGCGCGGGGGGTGCGGGggctgctcccccagctcctggggggcCGCCTGTGCCCCCCGCCCGCGCCCAGCTACGCCCTGCACCGCAAGCTGGGGGGGGTCTTCCTGGCCTGCGCCCACCTCGGGGGG
This genomic interval carries:
- the LOC135292213 gene encoding atypical kinase COQ8B, mitochondrial-like, whose protein sequence is MTLLDFGACQSFEREFTDLYIEVIRAAAERDEEKILSKSRELKFLTGFESPSMESLHVRAVLLLGEPFWGPQPFDFGAQGTARGVRGLLPQLLGGRLCPPPAPSYALHRKLGGVFLACAHLGGRVRCRRLFLRLYPPLLGPQKPGGPQKAAGGAPRSGRAPPGWGRGEPRTIKGG